In Muribaculum gordoncarteri, the genomic window GTACATTGTAAGTTCCCCACGATTTGTAGTTTTCCATTGACGATAAAGATCGGTAATCGTCGGCCCAAGGATTAGGAGCCGGGACGGGCTTGAACACATCGGCCCGACTGAATCCGGGCAGAAGCATCAAAACAACCGGCAATAAAGTTTTGCAAAGGTTTTTCATGAACAAAGTGTTTTTTTTAATTTCGGCACAAAATTACCTTTATATACAATATGAATGGTGGACATATCACGATTTAGGGTGGACAATGAGTGTAAATCGACACTAATCAAGTAGCGAAGCCCCTGATTTATGCCAAAATAAACATCTATTAGTATATATTTCAATTTAAAATTACTATCTTTGCACACTCTCGATTAACAACCGAATTCACAGTAACCCAAAACGAAATTGCCACTACCGCATACCATGATGAGATTACATCATTTTTGCATATCTTGTAAAGTGACGCTGGTTTTTGCCGTCGCCTTCTTTACTATATTTACTGCATCGGCAGCCAACAACATGTCACAAGGATTTGCCGATGACTACAACACCCGCTACATAACCATCCATGAAGGACTGCCCCACAACTTCGTCGACGACATTCACCGCGACAGCAAGGGCTTCATCTGGATGGCTCTCAACGGAGGCGGAGTGGCGCGTTACGACGGACATGACTTTGTGACATTCGGCCCCTCCTCATCTTTAAGAAAGATAAAGAGCATCTTCGCAACAACGCTGAGCGAGGACAAATTCAACCGACTGTGGACCGTGACCGACCGAGGCCTCGACATAATAGATATGGAGAAACTCTCCACTCTTGCCGAAGACGACCCTATTTTTGCGAAGCTTGAGCAAGGCGACAACCCCATCGACATATCGAAGATTGATTTCGCCACAAGCGACAAAAACGGTAACATGTGGCTCCATGCCGACACCATAATAGCCAAAGTGTCGTTTAACGACGACGGCTCGATCGACCGCATAGCCACTTTGACTCACGACCCGCTTAACGTGTCGGTCCTTAAAATCAAGGACATAGAGGGCAACGGCACTCTGTGGACCTCAATCAACGGCGAGATAATGAACATCGAGGACCAAGGCGCTACAATTACCCTGAAGCCGGTAGCCGACTGCCTGAAGCTCGATCCTCACACCTATGTGAGCGACTTCATCGCCAAGGGTGACAATGTGTGGATTTCCACCGACCTCGGACTCTATCGTTATGACCCGAGCGCCAATATGGTAAAGCGTTATGTCTACAACCCCGCCGACCCTAAATCTCTTTCCCAGAACTTCATAACCGACCTCGACATAACAGCCGACAAGCGACTGATAGCCTCGACTCTGAGGGGTATCAACATCTACAACCCAATCAATGACAACTTTGAGCGCGTAGGCGATATGCCTCAGTCCGATCCCAGGGCAGTGTTCAACAACAACTTCATCAACTGCGTGGAGGTCGACAGCGACCGAATATGGTTTGGCACCGAAGGAGGCGGCCTGAACAAGTTTGTTCCGCGCAACATCTACATCACCGACATATTCCATGACCCCAACCGCACATCGTCACTCTCCGACAATCCCGTCAACTCAATATATGAGGATGTCGACGGCACAGTGTGGATTGGAACCGTAGAGGGTGGATTGAACCGCGCTCACAGCGACATGAAGAGCTTTGACCACTTCACGGCCGAAAACGGGGCGATAACCCACAATTCGGTCAGCGCGATAACGGCCGACCGTGACGGCCGCTTATGGGTAGGCACGTGGGGAGGCGGTCTGAATGTAATCGACCGCAAGAATCCGTCACATCGCATCGAAACCATCAATGCCACCGACGACGGGAGCCTTCCCATAGGCTATATCGGAGCATTGGCCTACGACTCAATCAACAACGGAATATGGATAGGCTCAAACTTAGGATTATATTTCCGTGACCTCAACACAGGCCGCATAACCGAGCCGTTCAAAGGGGCGGCCGACGGCGTGCCCGGCACAATAGGCACCGCAATCGACAAAAAGGGGCACCTGTGGGTGGGATCGCTTACCGGCGTTTATGACATCGTACTCAACGAGCGCAAGCCCGACGGCACATTCACCTACCGTCACATCAGCCACAAGCTTAACGACCCCAAGTCGAAAACCGCCGATAAGATAAGCTCGATCTACATGTCATCCGACGGCTCGATGTGGTTCGGAACCAATGGAAACGGCGTATATCACCGCGTCACCGACGAAAACGGTGAAAAGTTCATAAACTACACCACCGACGAGGGAATGCCCAGCGACATTGTCAACGGAATCCTTGAGGACAACGACGGTTATATGTGGATAAGCACCGCCAACGGACTCGCACGACTGAACCCCGACGACGGCACGTTCATCAACTACGACCGAACCGACGGACTCGCCAACGACCAGTTTTACTGGAATGCATCCTACCGGCTCAGCGACGGACGGCTGCTCTTCGGCACAGTCGACGGCCTGATAAAGCTCGACGGTGTGACCAAGAAATCCAAGGAGCTCCACTATCCCGTGTACTTCACGTCACTCTCCGTAGCCAACGAACCGGTGCATGCCGGCAGCGACATAACGCCCCTCGACATATCGTCGACCAAGCACATAACAATCCATGAGCGCGACAAGTCGTTCACTGTAGGATTCAGCGCGCTCGACTACGACCGTGACAATGCCGGACACTACAGCTACCGCCTTGTGGGATTTGACGACAAGTGGATAACCCTGCCTGTCGACCGCCGATATGTGACCTACACCAATCTCGAACCCGGAGTCTACAAGCTGCAGGTGCGTTACGTGCCCGAGGGCTCGCAACCCGACGAATCGGAGATTTCGCAGCTCGTCATAACGGTAAAGCCCTACTTCTACCGCACCCCGTGGTTCATGATGATAATGATATTGCTCGTGGGCGCATCGGCATGGCTCTTCCACTATTACCGCGTAAAGTCACTCACCAACCAGCGCACCCTGCTGCAGGCTTCGGTTGAAGAGCGCACATCCGAGATAAGGCAACAGAAGCAGCTCCTCGAGGCTCGCGCCGTGGCACTCTCGGAGCAAAACGACATGCTCAAGCGCAACAATGAGGAGATAACCGAGCAGAAGACCCAGCTCATCGACATGTCACGCCGAGTGCAGGACCTCGCAATGGACCGCATATCATTCTTCACCAACATAACCCACGAGTTCCGCACTCCCATCACCCTTATCATAGGCCCCACACAGCGTGCGCTGAAGCTCAGCTACAATCCCCAGGTAATCGAGCAGCTCAACTATGTGGAACGTAACGCCCGATACCTGCTCAACCTCGTGAACCAGCTCATGGACTTCCGCAAGCTCGAGTCGGGCAAGATGGAAATCGTGCGCACACGCGGCAACTTCGTCAAGATGGCCAACGAGATACTGACTCCCTTCCAGCCCTTTGCCGCCGAGCGAAACATAACCCTGCGAAGCCTCTTCCACATCCCGCAGCCCGAACTCGACTTCGACGGTGACGCACTGCGCAAGGTGATCCCCAACCTGCTCAGCAACGCCATTAAATTCACCCCCGACGGAGGCACCGTAACCTTCTATGCCGCAATGCTGCCCCAGGGTAAAAACCGCCCCGAGCCCATGCTCTACCTTGACATCACCGACAGCGGAAACGGCATACCCGAAAGCGAAATCAACAAGGTATTCGACCGCTTCTATCAAGGCAAGAGCCAAATAAAATATCCCATCCCCGGCTCATCGGGCAGCGGAATAGGACTCTATCTCTGCAAAAGCATCGTAGAGCTATTCGGAGGCTCGATATGGGCACGCAACAACCGCACCCGCGGATGCTCGTTCCGTGTACTGCTGCCCATGAGCAATGTCGAGGAGGCCACCAACAGCCTGCTGCCGGCTCCCACAGCACCCGCCTCGGTGCCCATGGTGCCGGTGATGCAGCCGTCGCCCGGCATCACCATCCTCGTGGTGGAGGACAACAACGACATGCGCCGGTTTATATGCTCCGTATTGCGCGACAAGTACAATCTGCTTGAAGCATCCAACGGCGAGGAAGCCCTGTCGATACTCCTCTCCAATCAGGTCGACTTCATAATAAGCGACCTCATGATGCCCGTGATGGACGGACTCGAGCTGTCACGCCGCGTCAAGGAGGACTTCGCCATATCCCACATCCCGTTCCTGATGCTGACGGCCAAGACGGGACAGGAGTCACGCCTTGAAAGCTACCGCGTAGGTGTCGACGAATACCTCTTGAAGCCCTTTGACGAAGAGCTGCTGCTCACCCGCATATCCAACATCCTCGAAAACAAGAGGCGTCATCAGTCCAAGTTCAACATCGACATGGATGTCGACGAACTTAACATCGAGGACGAGTCGCGCGACAAGAAGTTCATCGACCAGGTGATGGAAGTTGTCAAGAACAACTATAAAAACTCCTACTTTGAGGTGGGTGACTTTGCCGAGGCCCTCGGTATAAGCCGAAGTCTGCTCAACAAAAAACTACAGAATCTCACCAGACAATCGGCGACAAAATTCATGCGAAACTACCGCATGAGCATTGCTCGCGAACTCATACTAAAGAACCGTAAGACCCGCAACATGAATGTGTCGGAAATAGCCTATGAGGTAGGGTTCAACGACTCGAAATACTTCACTCGATGCTTCACCCGACAATTTAATGTAACGCCAAGCTCGATGCTAAACGGAGATGACACATAATAGCTCATAAAACCTTTAATATTAATCTATTACTAAAAATATACGAATCTATGAAAATTTTACATGTTGGCGATTTATCCTCATAATTTGTCTATTTGTCCACCATCGGACACATAGATATAAGTAATTTTGCACAGTTTGAAATTGAAGATTTACACCTTTATAAAACCAATTCCCAAAACGCGAATTTTAACCTGTTAAAGTACAGTATCCGGTGCGAAATTGAATAAGTTGCAGTGCTAAAAGCAAGACCTTATCAAAACAGCCTTGAGAATGAACTTTTAACCTAAAACTAAATATCAATTATGAAGACTAAAAAGTGGACGTCTTTTGCGGCAGCTATTGCTGTCCTCCTCTTAGGGTCATCATGCCAAGACTGGGGCGAAATGGACCCGGCGGCCGGCAATCAAGTGACGCCGACATTGGAAAACGTTGCTACGTTCTCCTTTGACGAGCCCGAGCTTGACCCGATTGTGTACAAAACGTATGCAAATGCCGACGGACAACTGCCTTCGGTGGTGGAAGATGACATAAAGGGAAATGTGCTTAGCCTCAACAACGGCTATGTGACCTTAAACAATCCTCTGAACTCAGTGAAAGTGCAGAAAGCGGTTTCAATGACCTTCTGGATGAAGCAGCCCCTGGTTGTGAATGTCGATGAAGAAGGCAACGAAACTACCGAGCCCCAGGATCTCACCGGTGCTCTTATTGCATTTGAAAATGAGAATGCGACCTCTAAGATGTTCTTCACCGCCAACGGCTGGATCAAATACAACGGCATGGACGGCGAGTGGGAGGATAACAATCCTGCAACTTATGCCACCGGCTACATCCCCGCAGGCGATTGGCATTATGTGGCGCTTATCATGCGCAATGACGGCTACGGACTATACGTTGACGGACAACAGAAGGTGGAGAAGAAAGTCACCGACTTCGACTGCTCAAAGATGGTGCAGTTCCTCAACAACGTAAGCAAGATGTATATAGGATCGACCGAAACTTCCAAGCCCTGGATGATTGACGACCTTAAGATATATCGCAACGAAATCACAGCCAAGGAAATCGCTCGACCCAACATCGGCAACGGCGGCGGTCAAGGCCCCGGTGGTGATGACAACAAGTTTGAGCCGATTGCTCCTATATTCTTCAACTCATTCGACGCCGGCATGAACGGATGCTCGATATACGGTGCAGGCTCAATAATATATAAGGGCGGTGCGTTTGGAAATGTATTCTCCAACGCAAGCGGCGCAATGCGCAGCAACTACCTTGTATTGCCCTCCAACGTGCTCGGTCAGTCGGCCGACACTCAGGCTCTCACAATAGGTGTATGGGTGAACCGCGGTAACGAAACAGAGTCTTCAGCCTACATGTGGGCACCTCTCTTCACCGCTTACGCATCCCACAACCCCACCGATAACGGAATGCCGATGCTCGCCTGCCAGTATCGCGGCGTGCTTCAGGTCAACTGCAACGGCTGGAGCGACTACACCGACGACCAGAATGTAAACAAGCAGAACATACTCTATCACGGCGAAAACGACTGGCTTGCCGACGGACAGTGGCACTACTACACTGCAGTGTTCACCCCCACAACGGCCAAGGTCTACATCGACGGCGAAATTGCCAATGAATGGGAAATCGACGGCACCAACAACACCGCCGCCGGCCTCTTCAGCAACGGCTCGGAACTCCAGTACATCTGCCTCGGCGGTAACCAGGCCTGGAACTGGGGCGACAACGACCCCGGATTCTGGTTTGACGACATCGCAATCTACAACCAGGAACTTTCAAAGGCTCAGATCAAGGCCATCATGGGACTCAAGACCAATGTAGCTTATGGCAACACATTCAGCAACGATGCCGACAACATGACCCTCAAGGGTGCCGGAACATTCGTTAACGATGAAACTCCCGGATTTGGCAAGATATTCCAGAATGCCGTAGGCGGTCTTCGCGAGAACTACCTCGTATTCCCCTCCGGAGCACTCTCCAAAGTTGGTGAAACCAAGGAAATGACCATCAACGTATGGCTCAACGCATCCAACGCAGGCGCATCCAACACCTACATGTGGTCGCCCGTAATGACCGGTTATGCCGAAGCTCCTGGTGGAAACGGATGCCCGATGTTTGCTTGCCAGTACCGCGGTGCGCTCATGATCAACAGCAATGGCCCCGACAACTCGGGCGACAACTGGTGTGACTACACCGACGCTCAGAATGTAGCAGGCACCAACCAGATTCTGCACGACGCCACCGACTGGCTCGTTGACCACAAGTGGCACCTGTACACAGCAGTGTTCACTCCTACCAGCGCTTTCGTATACTTTGACGGAGAACTTATCAACGAGTGGGCACTCGACGGTGAAAGCCGAGGACAGCAATGCGACCTTGAAACACTCTCGACACTCGGTTATGTATGTCTTGGAGGAAACCAAGCTTGGGGATGGGGCGACCCCGATCCCGGATTTGGATTTGACGACATCATGGTATACAATAAGGCTCTGTCACAGGCTGAGATAAAGCAAATCATGAATTTCAAGAAGTAAATAACTATAAATCTAAATACTGAATAATGAATAATAACAGCAAAACAGCAAAAGGATGGTGGAGCACAACGCTCCGCCACCTGCTGCCGACACTCATATTGATGCTGGTGGCTCAGAGTGCATTTGCTCAGTCAACGCAAGTCACCGGTACTGTCCTTGACGAAACCGGCGAGCCGCTGATTGGCGCCAGCGTAATCGAAAAAGGCACTGCTACAGGTTCCGCCACCGATTTCGACGGTAACTTCGTGCTCTTCGTTAAAGACCCCGCATCGGCTGTACTTCAGGTTTCCTATGTGGGCTATGAAACTCAGGATGTCGCCCTCAAGGGACAGACCAAGATTACAGTGACCCTCAAGGAGTCATCGGCTCTCCTCGACGAAGTCGTTGTCGTTGGTTACGGTCAGCAGAAGAAGGAATCGGTTGTGGGTGCAATCTCACAGGTTAATTCCGACGACCTCCTCGAAACTCCCGCCGCCAACCTCTCGCAGGCCATCACCGGTAAGATTCCCGGTGTGATCACCTCGCAGACTTCAGGTGCCCCCGGTGCCGACGACGCACAGATATTCATCCGTGGTCGCGCGACATTCGCAAGCGACGCACAGCCCCTCATCCTCGTGGACGGTATCGAGCGTTCATTCTCGCAGATCGCCCCCGACGATATCGAAACCATCTCGGTTCTTAAGGACGCATCGGCAACCGCCGTTTACGGTGTGCGTGGTGCTAACGGTGTAATGCTCATCACCACCAAGCGCGGTAAGGAGCAGAAGCCCGTAGTGAGCCTCACCGCCAACTGGCAGTTCCAGACTCCTACCCGCAAGGACACCTACCTTGACTCTTATCAGTCGGTAATGCTTCTTGAAGAGGCTCTCGCCAACGACGGCCTTCCCTCGCAGTACTCAGCCGCCGACATCGAAATGTATCGCAAGTCGGTTGCAGGTCAGCTCAGCGGTCTTGACGCTCTGCTCTACCCCAACGTTGACTGGTATGACGAAGTGTTGAAGTCATCGGCTCCCGCACAGCGTTACAACGCAAGCGTGCGCGGTGGTACAAAGCGCATGCGCTACTACGCATCACTCGAATACTACAACCAGGGTTCGCTCTTCAAGGAACTCTCCAACGACCCCTACGGCAACCCCTCAAGCCTCCACTACCGCCGCTACGGCTTCCGTGCCAACGCCGACTTCTTCCTGTCAAAGGATCTTACTCTGTCGGTTAACTTCGGTACCCGCTTCGAGGAGCGCAAGGGTCCCAACTCCAGAGAAGAAGACAAACACAGCGAAATATATTATCAGGCCAACCACATACCCGGATGGCTCTTCCCCGTGGCCTATCAGGCTCAGAACGGTGAAACCACCAAGACTCTCTACGCAGGTACCTCACAGTATCAGCTGAACCCCTACGCGATTCTTGCCGAATCGGGTTACTACAAGGGCGTGAACACCGTGAACGAAACCAACTTCATCGCCGACTACAAGATGGATTGGCTCACCCCCGGCCTCAGCGCACGCGCCATGATGTCATTTGACTACGAGAACTATCACCGTTCACTCTACAGCAAGTCGTTTGCAACCTACGAGCTCATGAAGGACAACAACGGTGTTCCCTACGATCCCACTTCGATCGACTCTTACAACCGCTTCAACTCCGACGGTACGCTCGCTCACTCACGCAGCAGCTTCACCCTCTACAAGCTCTACATGGAGGCTCAGCTCAACTACAAGCGCATCTTCAACCAGGTGCACGATGTTACGGCAATGGTGCTCTACATGCAGAATGACTTCCGTCGCCAGAGCGAACTCGCTCACCGCTACCAGGGTGTTGTAGGTCGTGTGACTTACGGATACGACAACCGCTACCTCGCCGAAATCAATGTCGGTTACAACGGTTCCGAGAACTTCGCCAAGGGTCGCCGCTTCGGTTTCTTCCCCGCATTCTCTCTCGGTTGGCGCATCGCCCAGGAGTCGTTCATGGAAAATACCCGCAACTGGCTCGACAACCTCAAGCTCCGTGCAAGCTACGGTCAGGTAGGTAACGACTCTTACAGCCAGCGATTCCTCTACGAGCAGAAGTGGTTACAGATCGGCAACGACTACTACTTCGGTACTTCAGGCCAGACCGGTATCTTCGAGCAGCAGTATCCCAACTACGCAGTTACCTGGGAGCGCGCTCACAAGTACAACGTAGGTCTTGAATTCGGACTGTTCAACAGCACCTTGACCGGTAACATCGACTACTTCTACGAGAAGCGTAACGACATCTTGACCGAATACCTCACCCGCCCCTGGTGGTTCGGTGTATCTTCGGCTGCTGGTAACCTCGGTAAGACAACCAACCAGGGTTATGAAATCGAACTTCACTACAACAACTCTATAGGTCGTGACTTCAACTACTCGGTAGGTCTTACCTACTCTCACGCCAAGAACAAGATCGTGGCTATGGACGAGCCCGCCAACAAGACCGGATACCGCAAGCGTGAAGGTCATGCTATCGGCCAGTTCTTCGGACTCATCGCCGACGGATTCGTAACTCAGGCCGACCTCGACGGCGGCAAGCTCCCCGTGTCGACATTCGGCGACGTGAAGGTCGGTGACCTCAAGTACCGCGACATGAACGGCGACGGATTTATCGACGACCGCGATGAAACATTCATCGGCTACAGCGACATCCCCGAAAACACTTTCGCACTCACTCTCGGTGCCAACTGGAAAGGCATTGGTTTCAGCGTGATGTTCCAGGGTGTTGACCACGTGAGCCGTTACTACGACGCCGAGGCAATGTACGCATTCGTTAACGGCGGTAAGGTTAAGGAACACCACCTCGACCGTTGGAACCCCGCATTGAGCGAAGCTCAGAACCTTGCTCAGGCCAAGTATCCCTTGCTTCACTACGACAGCAACGGCAACCACAACCAGCGTCAGAACTCATTCTTCCTGAAGAACGGTTCATTCTGCCGTCTGAAGAACATCGAGCTCTCCTACACTCTCCCCGAGAAGTGGACCAAGCACGTGTTCATGAGCCAGTGCCGCTTCTATGTGAACGCCAACAACCTCATAACCTGGGACCATCTTGATGGACTCACCGACCCCGAAAGCAGCGGCTCCAACCGTTACCCCATCTGTAAGACCGTTAACTTCGGTGTAAACATTCAATTCTAATTGCCTTATGATTATTATGAAAAAAACAATCCAAAATATAGCTGCTGTGGTGCTTCTCGGCTCAACAATGTCGCTCGCTTCTTGCGGTGACTTCCTTGAGAAGCAGCCCTCCAACGAGCTCACCGAGGACAAGACCTACGGAAACTGGAGTATGTTTGAGTACTTCCACAACGACACTTACAACTTCCTCCGTCACGGAGCTCTGCGCATCGGTAACTCTTGGCTTGATTCAGCAACCGACCTTGCTGAAACATCCTACTCCAACGGTGGTACCCGCACTTCGTTCAACATCGGTAACTACTATGCCGGTGGCGGCGCCGACGAGCTCACCTCTACTTGGGAGTCGCGCTATCGCGGAATCCGCAAGTGCAACCGTGTAATCACAGGCATCGACCGCGTGCCCTTCGACATCACCAAGACCGAGGAGGAGAACCTTGCCCTCCGTCGCACAATGGTGGCCGAGGCCCGTGCATTCCGCGCCTACTTCTACTGGGAAATGTTCCTCCGCTACGGTCCTATACCCATCATCAAGGAGGTTCTCGATCCTGAAGAGGACATGATTACACCCTACACCAAGCGCCCCACTGTAAAGGAGTATGTTGTTGACTTCATCCTCAACGAACTCAAGGAGGCCGAGCCCGACATGCTTCCCTACGAAGAAGCCTTCGTGTCGACCAAGAGCGGTCGCCTCTCTCAGCCCATGGCACGTGCGCTTGCATCACGCATCAAGCTCTACATGGCATCGCCCCGCTACGCGGCTCAGTCAGGCATAACCTGGCAGGATGCTGCCGACGCTGCCAAAAGCTTCATCGAGGACTACGGCGCTAACTTCGCCCTCTATCAGGAGGACAACATCCCCGGTGGAACCAACTATCGCAATGCAGTGCTCCGCACTCACTACACCGGCAATAACCATGAGGTAATCTTCTTCCGCAACGATGTTACCATCGGATGGGGAGGCATCAGCCTCGACTCTCCCGTAGGCGAAGGCGGCTCGGGCGGTAACTGTCCCTCGCAGAATCTTGTCGACATGTATGACATGGCCGACGGTTCGTCACCCTTCGCTCAGTATGACCTCACCGGTGCTCCGGTATATGTCAACGGAACTCCCACCGTCAATCCCGCAAGCGGCTACAACGACGAGGCTATGTGGAGCAACCGCGACCCGCGCCTCGAAGCTACAGTGCTTCACCACGGATTTGCCTGGGGTAACAGTACCGTTCGTCCCGACAACCGCATCAACGTAATATACGGTATGGCCGACAACCCCGCAGGTAACGCCAACTCGACCCCCACAGGCTACTACATGGCCAAGTACATTCCCGCCGAAATCCTTTCAGGTACTCACGCAGGTAGCGCCTACCGACTCTGGACCATCATCCGCTACGCCGAGATTCTCCTCAACTACGCCGAGGCTCTCAACGAAGCTCAAGGTCCCTCAGCTACAGTGTTCGACCTCCTCGACCAGATTCGTCACCGCGCAGGCATTACCGGTAACGTTGCCGACCGCGCCGACCTTCAGGATCAGGATGCTCTCCGTCGATTCATCCGCAAGGAGCGCACTGTTGAGTTCGCGTTCGAGGAGCATCGTCCTTGGGATGTTCGCCGCTGGAATGTGGCTGTAGAGGCTCTCTCTCGCCCCATCTACGGTGTTACGGTGACCCGTGTTGGAAACGCTACCGATGCCGACTACGACTTCGTACCCGGCAACTACAAGATCACCCGCAAGGTGGCTCAGGCTCGCGTTTTCGACGAAAAGATGTACCTCTATCCCATCCCTGAGGAGGAAGTATGGAAAACCGGTCTTGAAAACAATCCCGGATGGTAAAAATCTTAAATCGCTTTATTTTTAGACCAATTATGGATAACATCATAAAATATTTGTCAGCTAAAGGTAAATACCTTCTGACCGCAGTGCTTCTGGGCAGCACGCTCGCTATGTCGGCTGCCGGAGGTCGAGAAGTAAAGGGTCGCGTTGTCGATCCCGAAGGCAATCCCATTCCGGGAGCTGTGGTAAACCTTGCCGAGCAGAGCCGCATCGTGCTCACCGACCAGGACGGTAACTTCGTCCTCAAGGATGCCGGCTACGACGATGAAGTCAACGCAAAGTGCATCGGCTTCCTCACCAACATCGTGACAATCGAGGATCTTGACACTCCCCTCGTCATAACTCTTGAACCCGACAACGACGCTTACGCTCATCTCCGTCAGGTAGCTTTCGCCGAGAAGCCCTCAAAGTTCATGACCGAGTCTACCTCAATGGTGACCGGACAGGAGCTCCAGCGCTATCCCGTGACCGTGCTCCAGAACGCCTTCAACTCACTCCTCACCGGTGTACAGACCTATGAGGCATCATCCGAGCCCGGTTGGTCGGAAACCGCAATGTACATCCGCGGTGTCCGCACCCTCAACTCGGCTGCCCGCAGCCCGCTGGTAATCGTGGACAACGTTGAGCGTGACATCTCGTTCCTCGATGCATTCCCCATCGACAACGTGACAGTGCTCAAGGATGCTGCCGCTACCGCTCTCTACGGTATGCGCGGTGCCAACGGTGTCATCCTCGTAACCACCAAGCGTGGCGACGCCGGAAAGACCAACATCGAGTTCACTCAGGAAATAGGATTCCAGACTCTTACCGGAAAGGTTGAGAACCAGAACTCCTACAACATCGCCCTCACCCGCAACCAGGTGCGTTACCTCGACGGCCGCGAGCCCCTCTACACCGCCGAGCAGATTGAGAAGTATCGTCGCGTAAGCAACGGTGAAACTCTCGACGGCATGGACCGCTACCGCTACTTCAACACCAACTGGTTTGATGTTCTCTATCGCGAAACAGCTCCGGTAGTTAAGACCAACCTCCAGATTTCAGGTGGTAACAACCGCGCCCGCTACTACGTGTCGTTCTCTTACCTCCGTCAGGAAGGTATGTGGAACAGCGAAGGTACCAAGTTCAACGACCGCTTCACCACCCAGCACACTCTCAACCGCTGGAACCTCCGAAGCAACCTCGACATCAATGTCAACAAGTATCT contains:
- a CDS encoding LamG domain-containing protein, coding for MKTKKWTSFAAAIAVLLLGSSCQDWGEMDPAAGNQVTPTLENVATFSFDEPELDPIVYKTYANADGQLPSVVEDDIKGNVLSLNNGYVTLNNPLNSVKVQKAVSMTFWMKQPLVVNVDEEGNETTEPQDLTGALIAFENENATSKMFFTANGWIKYNGMDGEWEDNNPATYATGYIPAGDWHYVALIMRNDGYGLYVDGQQKVEKKVTDFDCSKMVQFLNNVSKMYIGSTETSKPWMIDDLKIYRNEITAKEIARPNIGNGGGQGPGGDDNKFEPIAPIFFNSFDAGMNGCSIYGAGSIIYKGGAFGNVFSNASGAMRSNYLVLPSNVLGQSADTQALTIGVWVNRGNETESSAYMWAPLFTAYASHNPTDNGMPMLACQYRGVLQVNCNGWSDYTDDQNVNKQNILYHGENDWLADGQWHYYTAVFTPTTAKVYIDGEIANEWEIDGTNNTAAGLFSNGSELQYICLGGNQAWNWGDNDPGFWFDDIAIYNQELSKAQIKAIMGLKTNVAYGNTFSNDADNMTLKGAGTFVNDETPGFGKIFQNAVGGLRENYLVFPSGALSKVGETKEMTINVWLNASNAGASNTYMWSPVMTGYAEAPGGNGCPMFACQYRGALMINSNGPDNSGDNWCDYTDAQNVAGTNQILHDATDWLVDHKWHLYTAVFTPTSAFVYFDGELINEWALDGESRGQQCDLETLSTLGYVCLGGNQAWGWGDPDPGFGFDDIMVYNKALSQAEIKQIMNFKK
- a CDS encoding hybrid sensor histidine kinase/response regulator transcription factor codes for the protein MSQGFADDYNTRYITIHEGLPHNFVDDIHRDSKGFIWMALNGGGVARYDGHDFVTFGPSSSLRKIKSIFATTLSEDKFNRLWTVTDRGLDIIDMEKLSTLAEDDPIFAKLEQGDNPIDISKIDFATSDKNGNMWLHADTIIAKVSFNDDGSIDRIATLTHDPLNVSVLKIKDIEGNGTLWTSINGEIMNIEDQGATITLKPVADCLKLDPHTYVSDFIAKGDNVWISTDLGLYRYDPSANMVKRYVYNPADPKSLSQNFITDLDITADKRLIASTLRGINIYNPINDNFERVGDMPQSDPRAVFNNNFINCVEVDSDRIWFGTEGGGLNKFVPRNIYITDIFHDPNRTSSLSDNPVNSIYEDVDGTVWIGTVEGGLNRAHSDMKSFDHFTAENGAITHNSVSAITADRDGRLWVGTWGGGLNVIDRKNPSHRIETINATDDGSLPIGYIGALAYDSINNGIWIGSNLGLYFRDLNTGRITEPFKGAADGVPGTIGTAIDKKGHLWVGSLTGVYDIVLNERKPDGTFTYRHISHKLNDPKSKTADKISSIYMSSDGSMWFGTNGNGVYHRVTDENGEKFINYTTDEGMPSDIVNGILEDNDGYMWISTANGLARLNPDDGTFINYDRTDGLANDQFYWNASYRLSDGRLLFGTVDGLIKLDGVTKKSKELHYPVYFTSLSVANEPVHAGSDITPLDISSTKHITIHERDKSFTVGFSALDYDRDNAGHYSYRLVGFDDKWITLPVDRRYVTYTNLEPGVYKLQVRYVPEGSQPDESEISQLVITVKPYFYRTPWFMMIMILLVGASAWLFHYYRVKSLTNQRTLLQASVEERTSEIRQQKQLLEARAVALSEQNDMLKRNNEEITEQKTQLIDMSRRVQDLAMDRISFFTNITHEFRTPITLIIGPTQRALKLSYNPQVIEQLNYVERNARYLLNLVNQLMDFRKLESGKMEIVRTRGNFVKMANEILTPFQPFAAERNITLRSLFHIPQPELDFDGDALRKVIPNLLSNAIKFTPDGGTVTFYAAMLPQGKNRPEPMLYLDITDSGNGIPESEINKVFDRFYQGKSQIKYPIPGSSGSGIGLYLCKSIVELFGGSIWARNNRTRGCSFRVLLPMSNVEEATNSLLPAPTAPASVPMVPVMQPSPGITILVVEDNNDMRRFICSVLRDKYNLLEASNGEEALSILLSNQVDFIISDLMMPVMDGLELSRRVKEDFAISHIPFLMLTAKTGQESRLESYRVGVDEYLLKPFDEELLLTRISNILENKRRHQSKFNIDMDVDELNIEDESRDKKFIDQVMEVVKNNYKNSYFEVGDFAEALGISRSLLNKKLQNLTRQSATKFMRNYRMSIARELILKNRKTRNMNVSEIAYEVGFNDSKYFTRCFTRQFNVTPSSMLNGDDT